One region of Triticum aestivum cultivar Chinese Spring chromosome 6B, IWGSC CS RefSeq v2.1, whole genome shotgun sequence genomic DNA includes:
- the LOC123134696 gene encoding subtilisin-like protease SBT1.4: MELSLTPLAALCVLLAFAVVAAPVAATEVEVEIRTAEVQSSYIVHVAAGHAPRLPRRGLLTTRAYGSFLRDQFPVELSSPAPRVLYSYSHAATGFAARLTGRQAARLASSGSVLAVVPDVMQELHTTLTPSFLGLSPSSRLLPASNGASDVVIGVLDTGVYPEGRASFAADASLPPLPPGKFRGGCVSGPSFNGSALCNNKLVGAKFFHKGQKAARGSAFGEDSESPLDTNGHGTHTSSTAGGSAVADAAFYDYARGKAVGMAPGARIAVYKVCWKGCASSDILAAFDEAIADGVDVISLSLGSNGKAPDFYSDMTAVGAFHAVSKGIVVSASAGNSGPKESTAVNVAPWFLTVGASTLNRQFPADVVLGNGETYTGTSLYAGEPLGATKIPLVHAGEVGSKICEAGKLNATMVAGKIVFCDPGVYARAAKEQAVKLAGGAGAIFGSPEAYGEQAMTSAYVHPATAVTFAAAEKIKKYISAQTSPTATIVFRGTVVGPTPPSPRMASFSSRGPNTRAAEIFKPDVTAPGVDILAAWTGANSPSELASDTRRVKYNIISGTSMSCPHVSGIAALLRQARPEWSPAMIKSALMTTAYNIDSAGGVIGDMSTGKASTPFARGAGHVDPNRAVDPGLVYDAGTEDYITFLCALGYTDKQIAVFGSSTNCSTRAGSSVGDHNYPAFSVVFTANKLAVVRQRRVVRNVGGDARATYRAKVTAPDGVLVTVSPRTLRFTATQKTQEYVITFAQRIFRSVKGNHTFGSIEWSDRKHTVTSPIAITWPASKVADM, from the coding sequence CGTTCTTGCGCGACCAATTCCCCGTCGAGCTCTCCAGCCCGGCGCCGAGGGTGCTCTACTCCTACTCGCACGCCGCCACGGGCTTCGCGGCGCGGCTCACGGGGCGCCAGGCCGCGCGCCTCGCGTCCTCGGGCTCCGTGCTCGCCGTCGTGCCCGACGTGATGCAGGAGCTGCACACCACCCTCACGCCGTCCTTCCTCGGCCTCTCGCCGTCCTCCAGGCTGCTCCCGGCGTCCAACGGCGCCAGCGACGTCGTCATCGGGGTCCTCGACACCGGCGTGTACCCGGAAGGCCGCGCGTCCTTCGCTGCCGACGCGTCGCTGCCGCCGTTGCCGCCCGGCAAGTTCCGCGGCGGGTGCGTCTCGGGACCGTCGTTCAACGGCTCCGCGCTATGTAACAACAAACTCGTCGGCGCCAAGTTCTTCCACAAAGGGCAGAAAGCTGCGCGCGGCAGTGCGTTCGGTGAGGACTCTGAGTCGCCGCTCGACACCAACGGCCATGGCACCCacacctcctccaccgccggcgGCTCTGCTGTTGCCGATGCAGCCTTCTACGATTACGCCAGAGGAAAGGCCGTCGGCATGGCGCCGGGCGCGCGCATTGCCGTCTATAAAGTGTGCTGGAAAGGGTGCGCGAGCTCTGACATCCTGGCCGCGTTTGATGAGGCGATCGCGGACGGTGTCGATGtcatctctctctccctcggcTCCAACGGCAAGGCCCCAGACTTTTATAGCGATATGACCGCCGTGGGCGCGTTCCACGCCGTCAGCAAGGGCATCGTCGTCTCGGCTTCCGCGGGAAACTCCGGCCCCAAAGAGTCCACCGCCGTGAACGTCGCGCCATGGTTCTTGACAGTCGGCGCATCCACCCTCAATCGCCAATTCCCGGCCGACGTCGTTCTCGGCAACGGCGAGACCTACACTGGTACTTCTCTCTACGCGGGCGAGCCGCTGGGCGCGACCAAGATACCACTGGTCCACGCAGGGGAAGTGGGCTCAAAAATATGCGAAGCAGGGAAGCTGAATGCCACCATGGTAGCCGGGAAGATCGTCTTCTGCGACCCTGGCGTGTACGCCCGGGCTGCCAAAGAACAAGCCGTAAAGCTCGCTGGTGGTGCCGGAGCAATCTTCGGAAGCCCCGAAGCATATGGCGAGCAGGCCATGACCAGCGCCTATGTCCACCCCGCCACGGCTGTCACATTTGCCGCTGCCGAGAAGATCAAGAAGTACATAAGCGCGCAGACATCGCCTACTGCGACGATCGTGTTCCGTGGCACCGTGGTCGGCCCGACGCCTCCTTCCCCTAGAATGGCGTCCTTCTCGAGCCGCGGCCCGAACACCCGCGCGGCGGAGATCTTCAAGCCGGACGTGACCGCGCCAGGCGTGGACATCCTCGCCGCTTGGACGGGGGCTAACTCACCCTCGGAGCTCGCCAGCGACACGAGGCGAGTGAAGTACAACATCATATCGGGCACGTCCATGTCATGCCCGCACGTGAGTGGCATCGCCGCGCTGCTCCGGCAAGCGAGGCCGGAGTGGAGCCCCGCCATGATCAAGTCGGCCCTGATGACCACCGCGTACAACATTGACAGCGCTGGCGGCGTCATCGGTGACATGTCCACGGGCAAAGCGTCCACGCCATTCGCGCGAGGGGCCGGGCACGTCGATCCCAACCGCGCGGTCGACCCGGGATTGGTGTACGATGCCGGCACGGAGGACTACATCACCTTTCTGTGCGCGCTGGGCTACACAGACAAGCAGATCGCCGTGTTTGGCTCGTCCACCAACTGCTCGACGCGCGCGGGCTCCTCCGTCGGCGACCACAACTATCCGGCCTTCTCGGTGGTGTTCACCGCGAACAAACTGGCGGTCGTCAGGCAGCGCCGCGTCGTCCGCAACGTCGGCGGCGATGCCAGGGCTACGTACAGGGCCAAGGTCACCGCCCCGGACGGCGTGCTCGTCACAGTGAGCCCCCGGACGCTGAGGTTCACCGCGACGCAGAAGACGCAAGAGTACGTGATCACCTTTGCGCAACGAATCTTCAGGAGCGTCAAGGGGAATCACACGTTCGGGTCAATCGAGTGGAGCGACCGCAAGCACACGGTGACTAGCCCCATCGCCATCACCTGGCCAGCGAGCAAGGTTGCGGACATGTGA